The window AAGGGCTGCGCCGGATCGACATGGATCGCGAGGACGAGGAGGGCATCGCGCCCGACCTCAGCGCGACCCTGCAGGAGATCCGCAATGCGAGCCAGCGCGGCATCTACCTGCTGCTGGACGCGCATCCCTACCTCGGCTACGCCAGCTACCAGCGCGCGCTGCGCGACCTGATCCAGCGCCGCGGCAGCCAGCCGCACGTGCTGGTGCTGATCGGCACCAAGGTCGAACTGCCGGCCGCGCTGGAACCGTTCGCGGTGCGCGTCTCGCTGCGCCTGCCCGACGCCAACGCGCTGCTCAAGCTGGTGAAGGAGGAAGCCGCGGCCTACACCGCGCAGAACGGTGGCCGCAGGGTCGAAGTGGATGCCGACGCGGTGCGCCAGATCGTGCGCAACCTGCAGGGCATGAGCCTGACCGACGCGCGCCGGATCGCTCGCCACCTCATTTACCGCGACGGTGCGCTGGGACCGGGCGACCTGCCGGAACTTTCGCGGCTGAAGTTCGAGCTGCTCAACAAGAGCGGCCACCTGCATTACGAGTACGACACCGCCCGCTTCGCCGACGTCGGTGGCGCGCGCCGGCTGAAACGCTGGGTCGAGCAGCGGCGCCTGCCGTTCGTGCAGGACCCGCCGCCAGCCGGCCTGGAACCGCCCAAGGGCATGCTGCTGCTTGGGGTACAGGGCTGCGGCAAGTCGCTGCTGGCGAAGGCGGTGGCCGGCGGGTTCGGGGTGCCGCTGGTGCGGCTGGACTTCGGCACCCTGTACGACAAGTACCACGGCGAAACGGAGAAGAACCTGCGTGCCGCGCTCGCCTCCACCGAACAGCTCGCGCCCTGCGTGCTGTGGATCGACGAGATCGAAAAGGGCCTGGCCGCCGGCAACGGCGAGAGCGACGGACTGTCGCGGCGGGTGCTGGGTTACCTGCTGACCTGGATGGCCGAGCGCAAGTCGCGGGTGTTCCTGGTCGCCACCGCCAACCAGGTGCATGACCTGCCCGCGGAACTGCTGCGCAAGGGTCGCTTCGACGAAATCTTCTTCATCGACCTGCCCGACCCGGCCACCCGCGTCGATATCTTCGCCCTGCACCTGGACCGGCGCTCGCTGGCAAAGGATGATCTCGACCTGTCGGCACTGGCCGCCGCGGCCGATGGCTTCTCCGGCGCGGAGATCGAACAGGTCATCGTCAGCGCGCTGTATGCCGCGCATGCCACTGGGGCCGGGCTCGATACCACCACGCTGATGCAGGCGATCCGCGACACCCGCCCGCTGTCGGTGCTGATGGCGGAACAGGTGCAGGCGCTGCGCGAATGGGCGCTGCCGCGCACGGTGCCGGCGGACTGATCGCCACGCCGGCGTCGCGGCCGGAAAAGGCGACAGGCATAAAAAAGCCCGCTCAGACCGAAGTCTCAGCGGGCTTGCTCCCTCCCCCACGTCGGGACGCGGGGCGACTGTGAAGGATTCGTTAGGTGGTTTGCACGCTGCACTGCAAAATTGCACCGCGCGGTGCAGCAATCACGCCGCGCGTGCGATGCCCCGCTGCGCCAGCACGGCCTGCGCCGCCAGCTCGCCGGATTCGCAGCCACCCTCCATGAAGCCCTGCGCTTCGACCGAGCAATGTTCGCCGGCAAAGTGCAGGCCGCCCACGGACTCGCCCATTACCCCACCCAGGCCCGCCCAGTCGCCGGGCCGGAAGCAGGCGTAGCTGCCCAGTACCCACGGATTGCTCGGCCAGTGCATGCGTGCCTCGCGGGCATTGCCGCGCGCGGCGGCTATGCCCGGGAACAGGCGCTCCAGGTCGCGCACGGCAGCTTCGGCCTGCTGCTTCGGCGTGCCCTGCCCCAGTTCGATACCGTGCCGGCCACCGGTGAAATTGGTCAGCGCCCCGGCGATGCCGGCCTGCTTGCGCGAGGTGTCCCACGTGGTCTGGTAGGCGAGGTCGCTCATCGATGCGCCGTTCGCGCCGTGCTCGCGCCAGGTGCGCCGCTCGAAGCCGATCATCAGCTTGGCGTTGGTGCCGTAGGTGAGTTGTTCGATGGCGTGCTTCTTCAATGCCGGCAATTCGACATCGACGCGCACCTTGCGCAACAGCGTGAACGGCAACGCGAGGATCACTTGCCTTGCACGTACCTCACGCGAGGTCGCGCCCTTGCGGAAGGTCAGGACATAGCCGCCGGCCTCGCCACGGATCGCTTCCAGCACATGGCCGGGTTCGATCGCATCGGTCAATTTCGTGCCAAGCGTGCGCGGGATCAGATCGTTGCCGCCACGCACGTGGAAGCGTTCGTCGCTCTCGCCGAAGATCTTGAACGCGTCCTTGTCCTCGGTGCCGACGAAGGTGAGGAAATTCAGCGCGGACTGCTGGTCGATCTCCAGCCCCATCTCGGTGGTGTAGGCCACGTCCAGCAGCTTGCGCAGCCAGCCAGTCACGCCGTTGCGATCGAACCACTGGCTGATGCTCATCGCGTCCAGCGCGCGGAACGCCGGGTTGCTGTCGGTATGGTCGTAGGCGCCATCGCCGGCGGAGGCGAGGTCGCGCTCGATCGCCGCGGCGACCGGCACGAAGGCGCGTACCAGTTCGGCCTCGCCGATCGCGCGGCCATCGAAGAACCAGGTCTCGTGGTCGCGGTCGCCATCCAGCAGGTCGTCCAGCGCGATGCCGAGTTCGCCCGCCAATGCGCGGATGCGCGCGTGGCCGGTGTCGATCAGTTCGCCGCCGAGTTCGATCACCTGTCCATCGGCGCCATTCGGGAACAAAGACGGATCGCGCAGGCTGAGCATGCGTCCGCCGATGCGCTCCTGCGCCTCGAACACGCGCACTCGCACGCCCTGCTGCCGCAATCGCCACGCCGCGGTGAGTCCGGCGATGCCGGCACCGACGATGACGACCTCGTCAGCGGCTCCGGCGCGCATCGGTGCGGGCACCGAACTGCAACCGGCAAGCAATGCACTCGCTCCCGCGCCCTGCAGCAGGCGGCGCCGGCGGCGGTCGATCCGCTGCGCGTGCACCGCATCAACGAATTCGTCCAGCGGCATGCGCTGGTGGCGCGACGCGCGGGCGATGGCGGCAGCGCGCTGCAGCAGGCGGAAGAGCGGCGTGCGTCCCATGGTGTCTCCCCAATGTCCCTTTCAGCGGGAATACGCGGCGCGGGCACGGAACGGGCCACCGCCCTGTCCTGCGCATGGACTCGCCCGCGTTTGCCCTACCGATGGCACCCATCCGTTATCTCCCTGCCCCGCGCTGGATCGGCATCGTCCTGCTGCTGACGCTCGCGTTGCTTGCCGGACTGCGTTCGTCGGTGGGCACCAGGCTCGACAGTTTCACCGTGGACGAGCCCTGGCACGTGGTGGCCGGCACCGCTTACGTGCGCGGTGAAGGGTTCCATCTCAACCCCGAGCATCCCCCGCTGGTGAAGCTTTGGGTCGGCGCGTGGATGCCGGAGACGTTCCACCTGCCACCCACGCCGGATCTGCGGGAAAAGTCGCAGGAACGCGAATGGGTCGAGAAGACCATGTTCTTCGGCAACGACCCACGCGCCGTACAGGTTCGCGCACGGATCTCGCTGTGGACGCTGCACTGCCTGATGCTGGCGGTGCTGGGTCTGCTCGTGTGGCGCGCGTTCGGGCTGGCGTGGGCCACCGGAACGCTGGTGTTCCTCGCCCTTGAACCCACCGTGGGCGCGCACCTGCCGGTGGTGATGACCGACCTGCCGCTGGCGCTGTCGCTCGCCATCGCCGCGCTGTGCGCCGGCCTGCTCGCCTCGACGTGGCATTGGCGATGGGCGATCGCATGCGGCCTGGCGATGGGCGTCGCGCTGGCGTCCAAGCATTCGGCACTTGCGGGATTGGGCGGGCTCGGCATCGGCCTGGTGATCGCGGCGTGCTGCGGCTGGCGGCAAGGAGGCATGGCGCTTATCCGGCGCGCTATGCAACTTTCGGTAGTGGCGTTGTTGGCGGTGGTTGTTCTGTGGTCGATGTACGGACTGCACTTCCATGCCGGGGCCGATGGCGGCGATGCCTTCAACCGGCCGATCGCGGACAAGATCGATGAACTGAAACTGCCGCACTGGCGCAACGCGATCGCCTTCGCCGACGAACACCAGTTGCTGCCGCGCGCGTATCTGTGGGGCTTGGCCGACACCGTCCGCACCGGCGTGGAAGGCCGCGGCATCGGCATGCACCAGGTCTGGGGCAAGACCTATTACGGCAACCCGCCCTGGTTCAGCTGGCCGGCGATCATCGCCTCGAAACTTCCGCTCGCGCTGATGGCATTGCTGCTCGCCGCGTTGCCCTTGCTGGTGCGCACGCGATTGCCGCCCAGCGCGCGCTGGAGCCTGGCCGCGGTGGTCGCGGCCTGCGGCTTCCCCATGGTGGCGCTGATGGGATCGGAAGGCATCTGGGGCGGCGTGCGTCACGCATTGCCGGTGCTGGTGGGCATGGCGATCGTCGCAGGCGGCGCGCTCGGCATCGCGATGCAACAGCGCTCGCGTCCACTGCTCATCGGCGTGGCGGCGTTGTATCTGCTGGCCGCAGGCATGACTCTGCGCGAGCCGCGGCTGTGGGAGTACCACAACGAGCTTGCCGGCGGCAGCAAAAACGCCTATCGCTATTTCGGCAACGAGGGTCTCGACCTGGGCCAGCGCTTCCACGAGATCCGTGGCTTCCACGACCGCGTGATCGCGCCCTCCGGCGAGCCGCTGTACATCGACTACTGGATGGGCGAGCAACAGATCCGCGCAGGGAAGTTGAATTTCCGCCGGCGCGTGGAATCGCTGGACGACACCAATGTCGCCGGTCATTACCGCGGGTACTTCGTGTATCCGATGATGGACACGCTGCCGTGGCCGCAATGGGACTGGGATCCGCAGGTCGTGTTCAAGGACATGACACTGGTCGAGCGCTTCGGCATCGTCGGCATCTGGCACGGCGAGATGACGCGCCCGCAGACCCGCGCCGGCAGCATGTTCTCCAAGGTCAGCGACTACATCTACAAGGAAAATGGCGACGACTGGAAGCTGGTCTCCGACCGCCTGGAAGAAGTCGTCGCGCAGCTACCCGCGAAGGTCGATGCGGGGGTGGAACTGGGCAATGCGTATTTGCGCCAAGGCCGGCGCGCCGAGGCCATCGCCGCCTATCGTCGCTTGCTGACGCAGACCAAGGTACCGGTCGAACCGGGCATCGCTGCGCAACTGAAGGCGCAGATCGCCGCCATCGAAGCAGCCCCGAAGGATGCGACGGTCGCGCCGATGCGCAATCCGTGGCTGGAATAACAGGCTTTTACACGATGCCGGTTCGTGACCGGCACCGGGCGTGGCGGGAATTCGCTACGCGGCTCGAAATGCCGCTGCGCGAACTCCCGCCACACCCGATGCCTGCATCTTCGTTGCCGACTAGTCCGGCCGAGGACCCTTGCCAAGATCCTTGAGGATTTCACGCGCGGCATTGCGTCCCGGCAGGCCGGTGACACCACCGCCGGGATGGGTGCCGGAGCCGCAAAGATAGAGCTGCTTGAACGCACCGCGATAGTTGCCCTGCCCGAGCAGCGGGCGCGCACTGAACATCTGGTCGAGGCCGAGCGCGCCGTGGAAGATGTCGCCGCCGACCAGGCCGATGCGTCGCTCCAGGTCGAGCGGGCTCAACGCCTCGTAGCCGAGCACGCTGCGCGCGAAGTTCGGCGCGTAGTCGTTGACGGTGTCGATCATCAGCTTCGCAACCGTGTCGCGATGCGCGTCCCAGCCGCCGTCCTCGTCGGAGATGATCGGATTCACCTGCTGGCAGAACAGACTGGCGACGTGCTGGCCCGCAGGCGCCAGCGTGTCGTCGAGCGTCGACGAAATCACCACCTCGACGATCGGCTTGCGTGCCCAGCCGGCGTTATGCGACTTCGATTTCGCATCGAAATACGCCTGCTCGAAATACTGCAGCGAAGGCCCGATCAGGATGCCGCTGGAGTGGTGCGGCTGCAGATGGGTGCCCGGCATCGCGGTGAAGTCCGGCAATTCGCTCAGCGCGACGTTCATGCGGAAGGTGCCGGAACCATTGCGATAGCGTTCGATGCGCTGCGCGGTGTCGTCGTCGAGTTGCCGGCGTTCCACGAGCTTCGTGTACAGCAGCTTCGGATTGAGGTTGCTGACGATCGTGGATGCGCGCAGCTCGCGGCCATCGGTGAGCACGACGCCAACGGCTTTCTCGTTCTCGATGATGAGTCTGACGACCTCGGCACCGGTCTCGATGGCGACGCCGCGCGCTTCGCATTCCTTGCGCATCGCCTGGGTGATCGCACCCATGCCGCCGATCGCGTGGCCCCACACGCCGGTCTTGCCGTTCACTTCGCCGAACAGGTGGTGCAGCAGCACATAGGCGCTGCCGGGGGTGTACGGACTGGCGAAATTGCCGACCACCGAATCCCAGCCCAGCACCGCCTTCAGCGGCTCGCCTTCGAAATAATGGTCGAGCAATTCGCCGGCGGACTTGGTGAACAGGTCGAGCAGGTCGCGGCGGCCACGCAGGTCGAGATGCTTCAGGCGTTTCGCCACCGCATACGAACCGAGCCATTCGGCGAAGGCGATGCGCTCGCCGATGTTGGGTGGCGTGAGGTGGATGAGTTCCTTCAGCACCGCCACCACGCGGTCGAGCATCGCGGTGTAGTCGGCCCAGCGGGCGACGTCGCCCGGCGCGAACTTCGCGATCTCGCTTTCGGTATGTCCGCCGCCCAGGCGGAAGCTGCGCCCGTCCGGCAACGGCAGGAAATTCGCGTACGGTCGCTCGACCACGCGCAGGCCGTGCTCGTGCAGGTGCAGGTCGCGGATCACCTTCGGATTGAGCAGGCTGACCGTGTAGCTGGCCACCGAATTACGGAAACCGGGGTGGAATTCCTCGGTCACCGCCGCGCCGCCGACGATGTGCCGGCGCTCCAGCACGCGCACTTTCAGGCCTGTCGCCGCGAGATACGCCGCGCAGACCAGGCCGTTGTGGCCGCCACCGATGATCAGGACATCGGCGTTCGTTGGTGTCGTCATGAAACCCTCCAAGGCCGGCAGCATAGCCGGCCTTGGAGGCCCCTCCCTACTTCAGCCGCGCCACCAGTTCCGCGTTGAAGGCCTTGCCGGCGGCGAGCATCGCGGCCTCGGCCTTGGCCCAGTCGGGGGTCATCTGGTAACCGGTGCGATCCACGCCGCCCATGCCGCCGATGAAGCGGATCACGTTCTCCGCCGTGCCCGCCTTGGAGCCGGCGATTTCGCCGAGTGTGCCGATGTCCGGCACCACCACCAGACCCTCTGGCTTGATGTTGATGTTGCCCCAGCCGCCACGCTCGGCACCGTTGAAATCGGCGCGCGCGTTGAACCACAGGCCGGCGCCGGCTTCGGTTCCGAGCATGCGCGAATCGGTTTCGCCGACCGTACCGGGCGCGAAGGTGTAGACGATGTTGGCGTTCAGGCCCTTCTTGCCCTTGAGGAAGCGCTGGATCGCCATGCCGTTACTGATCGCCTTCGGATCCACCGGCGCGGTGCCGGGAAGCGAAACGACCACGTGGTCCTGCGCGTTGACCGTGTCGTTGTACTTCAGCAGCGGCAAACCCAACTCCGCATCCGGCTTCAGAGTCTTCATCTGCGGCATATCGGTGCCGAGTTCGCCCGCGGTCATGGCCTGCCAGCCGGCCGCCTCGAAACGCGCGGCAAGATCATCCTGCAAGGCGACCAGCACGCGCTCCAGCACCGCCTGGTCGAACGGCGCGAAGATTTCCTTGCTGGACTTGTGCTTGCGGAACACGCCGCCGGTGGCGGTGGCCTTGCTGCGTACCGCCCAACGCAACTGCATGGCCGGCAGGTAGGCGATCTGCGCTTCCTTGCCCTGGATGCGGCCGAGGTAATCCTCCATCTGCTTCGCCGGCAGGGTGACGACGGGCGCGTCCTGCGCCTGTGACGGCGCGACGGCGCACACGCCGAAGCAGGCGATCGCCAACGCGATCATCGGTGTCCTGAGCTTGCCCATGTCGCGGTTCCCTTCGCTGCCGGGCCAAGCGCCCGCAACGGAAGTGTCGCTGCGAGCGATGCGCGCTTGAATCCCGCAGCTGCGGGGGTGCTGGCGCGGACGCCGCGTCTCGGGCCTAGGCTTGCGTATCGATGGCAGCGCGGAACGCGCGTGCGGCGGCCTCGACGCCGTCCTGGTGCACATCCAGCCACGAGGCCACGTTGAGCACGTAGTCGTCGCCGCCGATGGCGCGGCGGTATGCAGCCAGCCCGGCGGGTTGCTTGCCGCCCTGCAGCAGCGGCAGCGCACGCGGAGCGGCTGTCGCGCCCGGCTGCGACCATTCACCTGCAATGCCGTCGTCACCGAAGCCGCCGGGCGCAATGACCATGTCCGCGCCATAACACTCGAAGATCGCGTTGAGCAGCGTCGGCGCGATGCCCCATCCCGGATGCCGGGTGAACAGTTCGGAACAACTGGTATGCGCCAGGATCGGCATGCCGCCCTGCTTCGCGACCCAGGCCAGTGTGCCCAGGCCCTGCAGCATCGGCGCCAGCAACACCCCGTCCACGCCGGCGTCGTGGGCGATCTGCAGGCGCGAGGCGAGTTCGTCCGGTTCGCAGACAAGACTGGCGATGTAACCCTTCTTCTCGCCGGCGCGATCCGCTGCCGCATCGCGCGAGGCGGCCATCGCGCGCACATGGGCGGCGAAGGCCTCGTCATCCGCGAACGCCTGCAGCTCGCAGTCCTTGACCAGATGGCAACCGCCGACCAATACGTCGTGGTTGAGGCGGGCCATGGTGTCGATGTCGATGCCCACCGCCGGCCGCTGCGGCCGGCACAGCAACGGGCCGCGGGGCACGTCGAAGCGCTGGCGCAAGCCGGCGACACCGAAGCCCGGGCCGGGCCCGAAACCACTCTCGGGGAAGGCCAGCGCCTCCAGCCGGAAGCGGGTGATGAAACCGTAGCGCGGCATGTCGCCGACCACGCCGTTCAACAGCTGCGTGGGCCTGGCAGGCAGCAGGCGCAGCGGGATCGCCAGCGCGATCCGCCATAGCCGCGCGCGCGCGGGGTCGTGCTGCGCAGGATCGCCATCGTAGGGCGCGATATCCGACATCGCCGGCGCATCCAACGCGTCCACCGACAGCACACGCACGGTACTCGCGCGCATCAGCGCATCCGGCTCCACATATCCGCGGATCGCGGTGATCGCCGCGCTCTGCTCCATCGCCATCGCCACCGCGGTGGTCTCGCCGTCCAATTGCGAACCCACGGTGTAACGCGCCTCGATGTAGTCGGCGCGATCGAGGCCGGTGTCCCACCGGAACAGGTCCGGATGGTCGACCAGCAGACGCAGTGCGGAAGTCATGCCAGCAGATGTCCCAGGT of the Thermomonas carbonis genome contains:
- a CDS encoding RuBisCO large subunit C-terminal-like domain-containing protein — protein: MTSALRLLVDHPDLFRWDTGLDRADYIEARYTVGSQLDGETTAVAMAMEQSAAITAIRGYVEPDALMRASTVRVLSVDALDAPAMSDIAPYDGDPAQHDPARARLWRIALAIPLRLLPARPTQLLNGVVGDMPRYGFITRFRLEALAFPESGFGPGPGFGVAGLRQRFDVPRGPLLCRPQRPAVGIDIDTMARLNHDVLVGGCHLVKDCELQAFADDEAFAAHVRAMAASRDAAADRAGEKKGYIASLVCEPDELASRLQIAHDAGVDGVLLAPMLQGLGTLAWVAKQGGMPILAHTSCSELFTRHPGWGIAPTLLNAIFECYGADMVIAPGGFGDDGIAGEWSQPGATAAPRALPLLQGGKQPAGLAAYRRAIGGDDYVLNVASWLDVHQDGVEAAARAFRAAIDTQA
- a CDS encoding flavin monoamine oxidase family protein; this encodes MGRTPLFRLLQRAAAIARASRHQRMPLDEFVDAVHAQRIDRRRRRLLQGAGASALLAGCSSVPAPMRAGAADEVVIVGAGIAGLTAAWRLRQQGVRVRVFEAQERIGGRMLSLRDPSLFPNGADGQVIELGGELIDTGHARIRALAGELGIALDDLLDGDRDHETWFFDGRAIGEAELVRAFVPVAAAIERDLASAGDGAYDHTDSNPAFRALDAMSISQWFDRNGVTGWLRKLLDVAYTTEMGLEIDQQSALNFLTFVGTEDKDAFKIFGESDERFHVRGGNDLIPRTLGTKLTDAIEPGHVLEAIRGEAGGYVLTFRKGATSREVRARQVILALPFTLLRKVRVDVELPALKKHAIEQLTYGTNAKLMIGFERRTWREHGANGASMSDLAYQTTWDTSRKQAGIAGALTNFTGGRHGIELGQGTPKQQAEAAVRDLERLFPGIAAARGNAREARMHWPSNPWVLGSYACFRPGDWAGLGGVMGESVGGLHFAGEHCSVEAQGFMEGGCESGELAAQAVLAQRGIARAA
- a CDS encoding tetratricopeptide repeat protein, which produces MAPIRYLPAPRWIGIVLLLTLALLAGLRSSVGTRLDSFTVDEPWHVVAGTAYVRGEGFHLNPEHPPLVKLWVGAWMPETFHLPPTPDLREKSQEREWVEKTMFFGNDPRAVQVRARISLWTLHCLMLAVLGLLVWRAFGLAWATGTLVFLALEPTVGAHLPVVMTDLPLALSLAIAALCAGLLASTWHWRWAIACGLAMGVALASKHSALAGLGGLGIGLVIAACCGWRQGGMALIRRAMQLSVVALLAVVVLWSMYGLHFHAGADGGDAFNRPIADKIDELKLPHWRNAIAFADEHQLLPRAYLWGLADTVRTGVEGRGIGMHQVWGKTYYGNPPWFSWPAIIASKLPLALMALLLAALPLLVRTRLPPSARWSLAAVVAACGFPMVALMGSEGIWGGVRHALPVLVGMAIVAGGALGIAMQQRSRPLLIGVAALYLLAAGMTLREPRLWEYHNELAGGSKNAYRYFGNEGLDLGQRFHEIRGFHDRVIAPSGEPLYIDYWMGEQQIRAGKLNFRRRVESLDDTNVAGHYRGYFVYPMMDTLPWPQWDWDPQVVFKDMTLVERFGIVGIWHGEMTRPQTRAGSMFSKVSDYIYKENGDDWKLVSDRLEEVVAQLPAKVDAGVELGNAYLRQGRRAEAIAAYRRLLTQTKVPVEPGIAAQLKAQIAAIEAAPKDATVAPMRNPWLE
- a CDS encoding phytoene desaturase family protein, with the translated sequence MTTPTNADVLIIGGGHNGLVCAAYLAATGLKVRVLERRHIVGGAAVTEEFHPGFRNSVASYTVSLLNPKVIRDLHLHEHGLRVVERPYANFLPLPDGRSFRLGGGHTESEIAKFAPGDVARWADYTAMLDRVVAVLKELIHLTPPNIGERIAFAEWLGSYAVAKRLKHLDLRGRRDLLDLFTKSAGELLDHYFEGEPLKAVLGWDSVVGNFASPYTPGSAYVLLHHLFGEVNGKTGVWGHAIGGMGAITQAMRKECEARGVAIETGAEVVRLIIENEKAVGVVLTDGRELRASTIVSNLNPKLLYTKLVERRQLDDDTAQRIERYRNGSGTFRMNVALSELPDFTAMPGTHLQPHHSSGILIGPSLQYFEQAYFDAKSKSHNAGWARKPIVEVVISSTLDDTLAPAGQHVASLFCQQVNPIISDEDGGWDAHRDTVAKLMIDTVNDYAPNFARSVLGYEALSPLDLERRIGLVGGDIFHGALGLDQMFSARPLLGQGNYRGAFKQLYLCGSGTHPGGGVTGLPGRNAAREILKDLGKGPRPD
- a CDS encoding AAA family ATPase, producing the protein MSELQDLVALIRADTPLLVIETPDEARVVELFRQSLMHAWRALYRWSVTEGLRRIDMDREDEEGIAPDLSATLQEIRNASQRGIYLLLDAHPYLGYASYQRALRDLIQRRGSQPHVLVLIGTKVELPAALEPFAVRVSLRLPDANALLKLVKEEAAAYTAQNGGRRVEVDADAVRQIVRNLQGMSLTDARRIARHLIYRDGALGPGDLPELSRLKFELLNKSGHLHYEYDTARFADVGGARRLKRWVEQRRLPFVQDPPPAGLEPPKGMLLLGVQGCGKSLLAKAVAGGFGVPLVRLDFGTLYDKYHGETEKNLRAALASTEQLAPCVLWIDEIEKGLAAGNGESDGLSRRVLGYLLTWMAERKSRVFLVATANQVHDLPAELLRKGRFDEIFFIDLPDPATRVDIFALHLDRRSLAKDDLDLSALAAAADGFSGAEIEQVIVSALYAAHATGAGLDTTTLMQAIRDTRPLSVLMAEQVQALREWALPRTVPAD